DNA from Balneolaceae bacterium:
GTAGTCATTAAAATAGGGCGGAATCGAACGGCAGCTGCGTCCATAATTGCATCCATCACTCCCATCCCCTGTTCCTGCCGTTGGTTGGCAAACTCAATAATCAAAATTCCGTTTTTAGCAATCAGTCCAATCAACATAATAGCCCCAATCTGGCTGAATATGTTCAGGGTTTGATTGAAATACCAGAGTGATAAAAGTGTACCAAAAATTGCAAGGGGTACGGTAAACAGGATAATAAACGGATCACGAAAACTCTCAAACTGTGCTGCAAGTACCAGGTAGATCAATACAAGTGCCAACCCAAATATAAAGTTCAAACTGGCCGCACTCTCCGCAAAATCTCTTGAGGGGCCACTTAAATCTGTTATAAATGTACTTGGTAAAACTTCCGCAGAAATTTCGTTCATAGCATCAATTCCATCGCCAATAGTGTAGCCTGGTGAGAGTGCTGCTGAAACAGTTGCAGAGTTAAACCGGTTAAATCGGTAAAGTTGTGGGGGTGCACTTGTCTCAGTTAAAGTTACGAGGTTATCAAGCTGTATCTGCTCGCCTGTTGAACTTCGAACGGAAATGGTTCTCAGATCAATCGGTTCATTCCGATATTGCCGTTCCATCTGGCCAATTACTTCATATTGTTTTCCGTCGATGATAAAATACCCAAACCGACTTCCTGAAAGTGACAATTGCAACGTTCTGGCTATATCACGAACAGAAACTCCCAATACTCTGGCACGGTCGCGGTCAATACTCAACTGAATTTCAGGTTGATTAAATTTCAAATCTACCTCGGCAAAGTTAAATGCCGGGTGATTATTTGCAGCCTGGAGAAAATCAGGAATAACCTCTTCCAATGAAGACAAATTTTGAGCCTGAAGTACATACTGTACAGGTAATCCCCCGCGGCGGTTCCCGATAGATTGTGGTTGAGAAACAAATGTCTGGGCTCCCGATAAATCTGTCATCAACGAAGAAAGCTGGTCGGCAATCTCCTGTTGAGACCGGTCGCGCTCACTTTTATCCACCAGTGTTAAAAATCCAAAGGCAGAATTTGTAGATGAGGAAGCCCCAAAGCCCGGCGATGTAACAGTATTGATAGCAGCTAATTCGGGCACATTTTCCTCGACAACTTTAATCATACGGTCCACATAATTGTCCATATACTCGAAAGAAGCACCTTCGGGAGCTGTAGCAAAAATTCGCAGCTGTCCCCTGTCTTCAAGCGGAGCCAGTTCTTTTGGAATGTTTACATAAAAAAGTGCAATAATTCCGAAAGCAGCAGCTAAAATAACAAATGCCATCCAGCGCACTTTCATAAAAGACGCCAGTGAATTTTTATATATGTTATTTATCCTGATGAAAAACGGCTCCGTCATTTTATAAAACCGATTCTTGTTGGCTCCCTGCGACAAAATTTTAGTTGCCAGCATTGGGGTCAATGTTAATGCTACAAACGAGGATATAATAACTGCACCCGCAATTACAACACCAAACTCTCTAAAAAGACGACCGGTAGTTCCACCAAGAAAAAGGATCGGCAGAAATACAGAAACCAATGCAAGGGATGTGGCAATTACTGCAAAAAAGATCTCTTTCGAACCGATAATACCTGCTTCTACCGTTGGTAAACCCTGCTCCATCTTGGCATAGATATTTTCGAGTACCACAATGGCATCATCCACAACTATACCAATCGCAAGAACGATAGCCAGCATCGTGAGTACATTAATCGAAAAACCTGCCACATACATCACGAAGAATGCACCAATCAGGGCGATAGGAATTACGATGATTGGAATCAGAGTTGTTCTCCAGTCTCTCAAAAAGAGAAAAATAACCGCAATTACAAGAAGAAGGGCCAAAAAGATGGTTTGTTCAACCTCATCCACAGATTGCTGAATATACTCACTTGTATCAAAACCGACAGCAAGACTGATATCTTCCGGGAGATCGCGTTCAATTCGTTCAACCCGATTAAAAAACTCTTCGGCAATATCCAACTGGTTGGATCCCGGCTGGGGCATGGCTACAACTCCAACCATCGGCACACCATTTCGTTTTAAAACTGTGCGCTCATTGAGTGCACCTAATTCGGCTGTACCAATATCTCTGAAGCGAACTTTCCGCCCCTCCTCTTCGCGGATAATTAGGTTATTGAACTCTTCTGCTGTTTCCAGCCGGCCCATTGTTCGAACAGACAGTTCGGTAGACTGTCCCTCAATTCTACCTGATGGCAATTCCACATTTTCGCGTTCCAGTGCAGCTTGCACATCCAAAGGAGTTACACCATAAGCCGAAAGCTTCAGCGGATCCATCCACAGACGCATCGAATATTCTTTATCTCCCCAAATTTGAATTGAACTAACACCGGGAATGGTTTGAAGCTGCTCTTTGAAAATATTATCTGCAATAGCTGAAAGATCCAACAGATCCCGGCGATCACTGTCTACATTCAAAAAAACTATGGGGGTACGATCCGCATCCGCTTTGGTAACAGTTGGAGGATCGGCATCCGCCGGCAGTTGGCCCTGAGCACGAGAAACCCGGTCTCGTACATCATTTGCAGCCGTTTCAAGATCCACTTCCAGATCAAACTCAACAGTGATGGTACTTCGCCCTTCCCGGCTTACAGATGTCAGCGTTCGAATACCCGCAATTCCGTTAACCGATTCTTCAAGAGGTTCCGTAATCTGCGATTCAATCACCTCTGCATTTGCACCCACATAGCTGCTCGATACCGTTACAATCGGGGGGTCGACCGAGGGATATTCCCTTACGCCGAGATAGAAAAACGATATCACACCGAATAGAATAATGACGATAGACATCACCGACGCCAGAACAGGCCGGCGAATACTTAGTGAGGATAAACTCATATCTCTGTGGATTTAGTAATTTCGGTAATATTTACTTCCATTCCGGTCCGAACCTGCAGAAGGCCGGTTGTCAATATAATATCTCCCTGTTGCAGACCTTCAACCACCTGTACTTTTTCACTATTTCTAATACCAGACCGAATAATTCTTTCCTCCACGATCCCGTCATTCACTACAAAAACTTTTTGTGAGTTTAATCCCGGTATGATGGAGATACTTGGAACCATCAGAGCATCGTCAATTTTATCCAATATCAGAGTGATGTTTGCAAAAGCACCGGGATACAAAAGCTGTTCGGAATTTTCACTAATTGCTCTAATTTGAAGAGTACGCGTTTCGGTATTAATGCGGGGTTCAATGGCGTAAACTTCTCCGGTAAATGTTGAATCAACTCCCTGTACGTTAAATTTGATCTCATCACCCACAGTAACCCGGGAGATATATCGCTCGGGAACGGAGAAATCGATCTTAATAGGATCGACCTCCTGCAATGAAGCAATGCGTGTATTCGGGCCTATATAGGAACCAACGCTTACATATTTAAGTCCAATAACACCAGAGAATGGAGCACGGATTTCTGTCTTGTCGATCTGAGCGTTGATTAACTGTATTTCAGACCGAAGCACATTTACTTCGTTCAGCGTGGCATCATAATCCTCCTGACTGATACCGCCTCGTTCCAGTAATCGTCGTTGTCGGTCTTCGCGCTGCTCAGCCAAAGTCAGCCGGAATTCAGCACGCTGTTTCTGAGCCTGAAGTTCGCTGTCATTGATTTTCAACAATAACTCTCCTTCCTGAACTTCACGACCTTCCTCAAAATAGATGTCCATAACAATTCCGGAAGCTTCCACACTGAGCTCTACCACTTGATTTGCCTGGATCGTACCGCTTGAAAAAATTTCATCGTCGATGGTCTCATAATCCACCTCTACAGCCTCGACTTCTAAAAGGCTGTTGGCACTGGAATTTGAAGAGTTCTGTCCCTCTGCGGATGAACTCAATAATGGTTTAACTTTGGGGTACGACAATCCCCCAATCACCACAAGAACAATGATTATTGTAACTACTCTTTTCAAAAAAATATCTGTTTAACTACGATTTGCATTTATAATGTCTGAAAACACCAAAATTTAAAACATAGTTCTCAATAAAGAATGTTTTCAATGTAAAATTATGTTGTGAATAACATTGATATAGCAATTAAAAAAAGCGATGAATGATGAGTTCATCGCTTTTAATCTCTATCCAATATAAAATTCACAGTAAAGGCAATTCAAAAACTACCTTTACTAATTTAGTTGGATGTAATTACGCAATTTGCGAGTCGAGTTGTTTCTTAATTTGGGTTTTAGGTACTGCACCCACAATCTGGTCTACAACTTCGCCATCTTTAAAAATCAGCAGAGCCGGAATACTTCTGATTCCATACTTCACAGAAACTTCCGGGTTATTATCTACATTTACTTTGCCAACTTTCGCTTTACCTTCGTACTCTCCGGCAAGCTCCTCTACAATCGGCCCGACCATTCGGCATGGCCCGCACCATTCGGCCCAAAAGTCTACAAGTACTGGCGAATCGGAGCTTTCTACTTCATCAGCAAAATTGCTGTCTGTTAATTCAAGTGGTTTACTCATAATAATACGTTTGTTTTTTTATCAATTCGATTAAAGATCGTAAAATTAAATTCAATAACCATATATCAAATAGTTATCAATCTGATTGCAAAATCTTATTAATATCTCGACTGTATAATGCTCAATATATTATCAGTGAGTCTTTTGATTATTGTTCATTAAATAAACAGACTCCTGTCCAACAACATTTCGCAATCCTTTTAACAGTTCGTTAGATGGGTCCACAACATATTTTCTTACGTTCATTCGAATCGGCTTGCTGGCATGATCTGATTTTATCTGAAGTTTCACGGGTGTTTCGCCTGTATTACTGTCAAAAAGTGTGGCCATTTCATGAAGATCATCCTCAGAAATTTCCGAGGTATCCAATTTAATATTCAATTGTAACTGACTCTGAAATTTCTCCCGCAGGTTTTCAATGCGTTCAAGACTATTTGCAATAATTTTGGGTTGACTGTCACGCAGAGAGATCGTCCCTTCAATCAGAAGAACAGTATCCGGGGCAATAAGTCCCTGGTGTCTGTCGTACACTTCGCTAAATACCAACACCTCAACACTTCCATGCAGGTCTTCTACCTGAATAAATGCCATGGGCCGGCCTTTTTTATCAGTAATTCTTTTCACAGCCGTAATAATTGCCACTACTTTCACTTTGTCACGATCGTTCAAATCAGATAGTTCATCTACTGACAACGTGTGGCTCGCAAAAAGTTCTGTATCTTCTTTGTATCGGTCTAACGGATGTCCGCTTAAATAAAAACCAATTAATTCCCGCTCTTTGTTGAGACGCTCGATATTTGTCCAGGGCGGACGATCCCTCAGTTTTGGTTCCTGAACAAAACCACTGCCGGATGATCCATCACCAAACAAGCTGACTTGATTGAGCCTTTCCTCTTCCTGTTTTCGTGATGCATAACTCAGCACATCTTCAATACTTGCCAAAAGCTGAGCCCGGTTTTCGTGAAGTGTATCAAACGCGCCGGCTTGTGCCAAACTTTCCAATGTTTTCTTATTGCATACACGAGTATCAATACGGGATGAAAAATCAAAAATAGTTCTGAACTCACCTTTCTCATTTCTGTTTTTAACAATTTGTTCAATTGCACCGGATCCCACACCCTTGATAGCCAGTAAACCATATTGCACGCGTCCATCTTTCGCCACGAACTTTCCCTCGGCAGTATTAATATTGGGCGGATCAACAGGTATTCCAATTCTCTGACACTCTTCGATAAAGAAACTCACTTTTTTGATATCGCCCATGTTGTGGCTCAGCACCGCCGCCATGTACTCGGCAGTATAGTTCGCCTTGAAATACATGGTTTGATACGCCACAACCGAATATGCCGCCGAGTGCGATTTGTTAAATCCGTAACCCGCAAACATCGCCATCTTGTCGAACACTTTTTTGGCAGTGTCCTTCTCATAACCTTTTTCGATAGCCCGGCCAACGAATTTTTCTTCTTCAGGAGGCAATAGTTCAGGCTGCTTCTTACCCATAATTCGCCGCAACACATCCGCTTCACCCAGTGTATAACCGCCCATTCGCTGTGCCACCTTCATAATCTGCTCCTGGTAGATCATGATACCATAGGTCGGTTCCAGGATATCCACCAGGTCTTCATGATCATATACCACTTTCTCCTCGCCATGCTTCCGTTTGATATAATCCGGAATGAACTGCATAGGGCCGGGCCGGTACAATGCGTTCATAGCAATTAAATCGTTGATACTCGATGGTTTTAATTGCTTGAGATATCTCCGCATACCATCCGATTCAAACTGAAACACACCCACCGTAGCCCCTTTTTGGAACATTCGGAAAGTCTTTTCATCATCCAGCGGTATATCATCGAGATCATACTCATCTCCATGATTCTCTTTTACAAAATGAATGGCTGTTTTCAGGATCGAAAGTGTCTTCAAACCGAGAAAATCCATCTTCAGCATCCCGGCATCTTCAATTACTTTGCCGTCGAACTGGGTAACGTAGAGATCCACATCCTTGGCCGTACAAATCGGGATATATTTTGTGAGTTTATCCGGGGCAATAATAACTCCCGCCGCATGAATCCCGGTATTTCGCACGGACCCTTCAAGAGTTTCGGCCATTTGAAGCGTCCGGCCCTCAAGGGATTCCGATTCTTTGATCTCCTTCAACTCTTTCACTCCCTGGAAGGCCTCTTCAAGAGAGATCCCAATGGTTTCAGGAACAAGTTTGGCAAGCCGGTCTGCATCAGACAGCGGAAGATCCAGTACACGAGCTACATCACGCACGGATGAACGAGCTGCCATTGTACCAAATGTAATGATATGTGCAACCTGGGCTTTGCCATATTTATCCACTACATAGTCGATCACTTTTTGACGGCCATCATCATCAAAATCGATATCGATATCGGGCATGGACACACGTTCGGGATTCAGGAATCGCTCAAAAAGAAGATCGTATTCAAGCGGATCGATATTGGTAATCCCCGTACAATAAGCCACCACAGAACCGGCGGCAGAACCACGTCCCGGTCCTACATAAACACTCATCTCTTTCGCAGCCGCAATAAAATCCTGTACAATCAAAAAGTAACCGGCAAATCCCATCTCTCCGATAATCTTCAGTTCGAGATCAATTCGGTCCAGAACCTCATCATTAATCTCGGGATATCTCTCCTTGGCTCCTTCAAGTGTCAAATGGCGCAGGTATTCATCTTCCGTTTCAAAAGAATCCGGCAGTGAAAAATGAGGGAGAATCACTTCACGGTCCAGATCAATCATTTCCACCTTATCGGCAACCTCAACTGTATTGGTGATCGCCTCGGGAACATCCGCAAAAAGAGATTTCATCTCCTGCTGCGTTTTGAAATAAAACTCGTCATTCGGGAATCCGTATCGTTTCTCTCTTCCTTTACCAATCGGTGTAGAGATCGATTCGTTGTTATCTATACAAAGCAGCGCATCGTGAGCTTTCGAATCATCTTCCTCCATATAGAAGGTGTTGTTGGAGGCAATTACTTTAATGTCGTACTTCTCAGCAAACTCCAGCAAGATGCCATTCACACGCTCTTCCTCTTCCAAACCGTGACGCATCAGTTCGATATACAGATCATCTCCAAACAGATCGTGCCACCATTTCAACGCCTCCTCAGCCACCTCTTCACCCCGGTTCAAAATCAGGTCAGGTACTTCCCCGCCAATTCCCCCCGTGGTTGCAATTAATCCCTTTCTGTATTTCTGAACTAACTCGCGGTCAATTCGTGGAAACTTGTAATAATATCCTTCAATGAATCCGAGTGAACACATCTCCGCGAGATTTTCATATCCCTCCCGATCTTTTGCCAGGAATACCTGCCGGAAACGTTTGTCTTTTCGATCACGGGTAAACTTTTTCTCATGCCGGTCCTCAACAAAATAAGCTTCCAGACCAATAATCGGTTTAATTCCTGCGGCTTTTGCCGCCTTCACAAAATGGAAGACACCATACATATTTCCGAGATCAGTCAGAGCCACCGCCGGCATTCCATCCTCCTTGGCTTTCTTCACCAAATCCTTCACTCCCGATGCGGCTTGCAAAACCGAATATTTGGAGTGGTTGTGAAGATGTACAAATGCTGAATCTACCTGCGGGCCGGTTTGATCTTGCTGCAGATCGATAATTGATGAAGCTTCCTCTTCCTCACCCGTAACACCACGCCGTTTCAAATCTTCAACCTTTGGCATGTAATGGTTGGGATCAATCAGTTTTGACGGGTTTGGCGGAATTGAGCCCGGTTCTGCGGGAAACGTTGGCTGAATAACCCCGATTCTCACCAATTCGAGAAAGGCTCTTGCTGTGGCATCCACATCAGCGGCTGCATTATGAGCTTCCTCAAAGCCTATATCAAAAAGTTTATCGTGCAACTCCGACAACGTCGGCCATTTGTATCGGCCACGCCCGCCCGGAATAGCGCAGTATTCAGTGGCGTCATCCTTGGTATCGATATGGATTTTTTCGGTGAGCGGATTCTCCCGTTCCATTCGCAGATATTCAGATCCCATAATATTGAGATCGAACTCCAGGTTGTGGCCAACAATGAACGTGCTATTTTCTACATCCTCATCAAAAGCATCCATTACATCGGCAAGTGGAATCCCCTCCTTCTCTGCACGTCCGGTTGAAATACCGTGAATTTTCTCAGAGTTGAATGGGATTGTAAACCCATCGGGCTTAACGATATAATTTCCTTTTGAGATCAGTTTCCCGGTTTCATCATGCACCTGCCAGGCAAGCTGAACACAGCGCGGCCAGTTGTCGAAATCGGTCAGCGGAGCTGAATAATTATCAGGAAGGCCGGTTGTTTCAGTGTCAAAAATCAGGTACATAGAACGGTTCTCTTTTAGTGGATTATGAGGAAGCTGGAACTGCTTTAAAATATACTAAGCGAGAAGGGAAAAGAAGAATTATAATCAGGAAATTTCGAGAGGTTCATCGGATGAGTGTGAACGGTAAAAAACCAGAATATTAGCAAATTTACTCATCCGATGAATAGCATGAAACTCATTTATTTTTCTGTATTTTCGGTTTTATCTGCTTATCAACAAGCTGCAAAAACTCTCGCCAATTTTTTCTGTGTATATCCACTGATGCATGAAAATTATCATTATGGCCGCCTCTTAACTCAACAAATGTTTTCGGCTCCTTTGCAGTCCCAAACAAAGATTTTCCGTGAGAAATATCCACAATGCTATCATTTGGGCTGTGCATAATCATCACCGGAATGCCCGAAAGTTGTCGGAGGTAATGCTCCGCAGGAAATTCGTATGCAGCCAAAAAAGCCGGTACAAATGGGTAGAGGTCGCTCACCATTGCTTTCAAGTTTTTAAAAGCAGAATCCATCACCAAGCCTCCTGCGTTAAATTTAGCAGCTGCGTAAGCTGCCACCGCTCCGCCCATCGATCGTCCATACATAATCATCTGCTTCTCTGAGTATCCCTTTTCTGTTTGCAGGTAATTTACAACCGCCTCAATATCACTATATAATCCCTCCTCACTGGGTTTTCCCGAACTTTGTCCATATCCACGATAATCGTAAATCAAAACGGCGAGTCCCATTTCTTGCAGAAACTTAGCGATATCAATCCGGTTACTGATGTTCCCTGCATTCCCATGAGAAAGAACCACTATATATTCTGTAGAATTGTCTGGGAAAAACCAGCCGTGAAGTTGTTCGCCGTCATCCGTCTCAACCCAAATATCTTCAGCCTGAAGTCCTGCTTTTTGCGGAGTGATTAAAAAATCTGACGAGGGCAAAAAAAGAAGTTTGTTTTGAAATAGATACATGAATAAAAGGAGTAGAATATACCCCCCTGCAAGTGTAGCTAATAGTGAAATCATTGCTTTTAGATATCTCATCTACATTTCATTAGGAAAATAGAATCTAACAAATCTTTATGAATAGCTTAGAAGAACAATATGTTCACTTCCGGACGACTTCA
Protein-coding regions in this window:
- a CDS encoding efflux RND transporter permease subunit; this translates as MSLSSLSIRRPVLASVMSIVIILFGVISFFYLGVREYPSVDPPIVTVSSSYVGANAEVIESQITEPLEESVNGIAGIRTLTSVSREGRSTITVEFDLEVDLETAANDVRDRVSRAQGQLPADADPPTVTKADADRTPIVFLNVDSDRRDLLDLSAIADNIFKEQLQTIPGVSSIQIWGDKEYSMRLWMDPLKLSAYGVTPLDVQAALERENVELPSGRIEGQSTELSVRTMGRLETAEEFNNLIIREEEGRKVRFRDIGTAELGALNERTVLKRNGVPMVGVVAMPQPGSNQLDIAEEFFNRVERIERDLPEDISLAVGFDTSEYIQQSVDEVEQTIFLALLLVIAVIFLFLRDWRTTLIPIIVIPIALIGAFFVMYVAGFSINVLTMLAIVLAIGIVVDDAIVVLENIYAKMEQGLPTVEAGIIGSKEIFFAVIATSLALVSVFLPILFLGGTTGRLFREFGVVIAGAVIISSFVALTLTPMLATKILSQGANKNRFYKMTEPFFIRINNIYKNSLASFMKVRWMAFVILAAAFGIIALFYVNIPKELAPLEDRGQLRIFATAPEGASFEYMDNYVDRMIKVVEENVPELAAINTVTSPGFGASSSTNSAFGFLTLVDKSERDRSQQEIADQLSSLMTDLSGAQTFVSQPQSIGNRRGGLPVQYVLQAQNLSSLEEVIPDFLQAANNHPAFNFAEVDLKFNQPEIQLSIDRDRARVLGVSVRDIARTLQLSLSGSRFGYFIIDGKQYEVIGQMERQYRNEPIDLRTISVRSSTGEQIQLDNLVTLTETSAPPQLYRFNRFNSATVSAALSPGYTIGDGIDAMNEISAEVLPSTFITDLSGPSRDFAESAASLNFIFGLALVLIYLVLAAQFESFRDPFIILFTVPLAIFGTLLSLWYFNQTLNIFSQIGAIMLIGLIAKNGILIIEFANQRQEQGMGVMDAIMDAAAVRFRPILMTT
- a CDS encoding efflux RND transporter periplasmic adaptor subunit; the protein is MKRVVTIIIVLVVIGGLSYPKVKPLLSSSAEGQNSSNSSANSLLEVEAVEVDYETIDDEIFSSGTIQANQVVELSVEASGIVMDIYFEEGREVQEGELLLKINDSELQAQKQRAEFRLTLAEQREDRQRRLLERGGISQEDYDATLNEVNVLRSEIQLINAQIDKTEIRAPFSGVIGLKYVSVGSYIGPNTRIASLQEVDPIKIDFSVPERYISRVTVGDEIKFNVQGVDSTFTGEVYAIEPRINTETRTLQIRAISENSEQLLYPGAFANITLILDKIDDALMVPSISIIPGLNSQKVFVVNDGIVEERIIRSGIRNSEKVQVVEGLQQGDIILTTGLLQVRTGMEVNITEITKSTEI
- the trxA gene encoding thioredoxin, with protein sequence MSKPLELTDSNFADEVESSDSPVLVDFWAEWCGPCRMVGPIVEELAGEYEGKAKVGKVNVDNNPEVSVKYGIRSIPALLIFKDGEVVDQIVGAVPKTQIKKQLDSQIA
- the dnaE gene encoding DNA polymerase III subunit alpha, which codes for MYLIFDTETTGLPDNYSAPLTDFDNWPRCVQLAWQVHDETGKLISKGNYIVKPDGFTIPFNSEKIHGISTGRAEKEGIPLADVMDAFDEDVENSTFIVGHNLEFDLNIMGSEYLRMERENPLTEKIHIDTKDDATEYCAIPGGRGRYKWPTLSELHDKLFDIGFEEAHNAAADVDATARAFLELVRIGVIQPTFPAEPGSIPPNPSKLIDPNHYMPKVEDLKRRGVTGEEEEASSIIDLQQDQTGPQVDSAFVHLHNHSKYSVLQAASGVKDLVKKAKEDGMPAVALTDLGNMYGVFHFVKAAKAAGIKPIIGLEAYFVEDRHEKKFTRDRKDKRFRQVFLAKDREGYENLAEMCSLGFIEGYYYKFPRIDRELVQKYRKGLIATTGGIGGEVPDLILNRGEEVAEEALKWWHDLFGDDLYIELMRHGLEEEERVNGILLEFAEKYDIKVIASNNTFYMEEDDSKAHDALLCIDNNESISTPIGKGREKRYGFPNDEFYFKTQQEMKSLFADVPEAITNTVEVADKVEMIDLDREVILPHFSLPDSFETEDEYLRHLTLEGAKERYPEINDEVLDRIDLELKIIGEMGFAGYFLIVQDFIAAAKEMSVYVGPGRGSAAGSVVAYCTGITNIDPLEYDLLFERFLNPERVSMPDIDIDFDDDGRQKVIDYVVDKYGKAQVAHIITFGTMAARSSVRDVARVLDLPLSDADRLAKLVPETIGISLEEAFQGVKELKEIKESESLEGRTLQMAETLEGSVRNTGIHAAGVIIAPDKLTKYIPICTAKDVDLYVTQFDGKVIEDAGMLKMDFLGLKTLSILKTAIHFVKENHGDEYDLDDIPLDDEKTFRMFQKGATVGVFQFESDGMRRYLKQLKPSSINDLIAMNALYRPGPMQFIPDYIKRKHGEEKVVYDHEDLVDILEPTYGIMIYQEQIMKVAQRMGGYTLGEADVLRRIMGKKQPELLPPEEEKFVGRAIEKGYEKDTAKKVFDKMAMFAGYGFNKSHSAAYSVVAYQTMYFKANYTAEYMAAVLSHNMGDIKKVSFFIEECQRIGIPVDPPNINTAEGKFVAKDGRVQYGLLAIKGVGSGAIEQIVKNRNEKGEFRTIFDFSSRIDTRVCNKKTLESLAQAGAFDTLHENRAQLLASIEDVLSYASRKQEEERLNQVSLFGDGSSGSGFVQEPKLRDRPPWTNIERLNKERELIGFYLSGHPLDRYKEDTELFASHTLSVDELSDLNDRDKVKVVAIITAVKRITDKKGRPMAFIQVEDLHGSVEVLVFSEVYDRHQGLIAPDTVLLIEGTISLRDSQPKIIANSLERIENLREKFQSQLQLNIKLDTSEISEDDLHEMATLFDSNTGETPVKLQIKSDHASKPIRMNVRKYVVDPSNELLKGLRNVVGQESVYLMNNNQKTH
- a CDS encoding alpha/beta hydrolase — its product is MPSSDFLITPQKAGLQAEDIWVETDDGEQLHGWFFPDNSTEYIVVLSHGNAGNISNRIDIAKFLQEMGLAVLIYDYRGYGQSSGKPSEEGLYSDIEAVVNYLQTEKGYSEKQMIMYGRSMGGAVAAYAAAKFNAGGLVMDSAFKNLKAMVSDLYPFVPAFLAAYEFPAEHYLRQLSGIPVMIMHSPNDSIVDISHGKSLFGTAKEPKTFVELRGGHNDNFHASVDIHRKNWREFLQLVDKQIKPKIQKNK